The region CATCACATTTACATTGGCTTTTTTTCAGTGGACCCAAGAGGAGGAAGACAAGTTAAAGAATCCGATAATTGAACAGTTTGAGGCTGAAGGCAATCCCTACTATTCCAGCGCCAggttaattttcaattagttTCTCTAAGAATGAGACCAAAATTGTTCGAGCTTACTGAACTTTAGTCAATGTAATTAACTCCATGTTTATTTCTAATTAGACTCTGGGATGACGGAGTGATTGATCCAGTTGATACTCGCGCGGTACTGGCATTGAGTTTGGCAGCAGCATTAAATACGCCGATTTTAGAGAGCACCTTCGGCGTTTTCCGAATGTAAATCGACGCGGAACGATGTACTTACtgtcaattattttaattgtaaaaagtttttttatacgtttataACATGTATGGATCTATAGCCTTCGACAGGAATCATGTAACATAGACATATTTTTCCAAAGAATCGGCAGTTGGGGTAAGGAAATAAGAGATACGTATATTTACAAGAGTAAATgcttgtatgtatgtatggaaataaaataaagaaatggcatgaattctacgaatttactacAGTGAAACTTCATAATAGCGGACAACTTCGGGGCTGAAAATTTTGTCAGTTATTGAGGAGTATCCGTTATTCAGAACAACATCAACGTTTAAATTGTGTTACTGGAAATTTTTAGCCTGTCCGTTGTAAAGAGGAATTCATTATTGGGAGGTGTGCGTTAAGAGACGTTTCACTATATTGCCATTTCGTAAAATCTAtaccatttctttattcctgCATCGAATGAAAACATACTTGAGTGCCTTTGTTTAAAGTTGCGTATACAATGGGGCTGTTAAGTCCTTTGTCGCTTTTGAGGTACATGGAATTTGATATTTAGAGATTTATACGTTAACTTCGAAATTGACAAAGGCCCCCCCTTAAACAGGGTATTTTGTGTGGGCATAACCTGCAACCTTTCTCCCCTATTAAAAGAGGAGTTCCTTTTATTTCTTATCAATTTAAATTCTTTCAATCAAGGACCTAGACTATTCACACTGAGGTTGCAAGAACTATCGGCTCTCGCAAAACCACAGATGTAacactatatgtatatgatctagtatttttcatgtaataatcatgtaataaattatttgctgaattatttcatAATTCTTTCAATAGGGTTGATCACTGGGCAATCCTGAGCAAGGTACTTCCAGTTTGAACATCCGCTCAGTTATGTGTTCAATTAATATTCAGTGACTCAtttaaatattgaagaaaaaacaattataaattacatttattcattatttataatacgtTTAAATTCATCTCAACATTAGTCAAAcatgtgtattttatttttatgtctttcaaaaagCAAGGGTAGGAAAAAACTATTCaattatctaattttttaatatgcTTTTCCGCACTTTTCTGTTTGAAAAGTCTGACTGAAATTTTCCgcatttcgaataattttgttGATAATACCTGAAATACCGATACGCGCGGCAGTCAATCAATTAGTAATTATTATCGCGTCAAGATAGCGCTCGTGTAAAgtttgaatcaatttttggCGGGATAAGCTATTAATATGAGTTTAGCCGACAAACcatcaatataatataattaatgaaCTTCGTTTACAGTTCGTCTCTAGATAATTGTAGTGCAGTTACAATTGCTTGAGAGTGaaccaatttaaaaaaaataaaaaaaatagtaaaaaattctacatgaatttattgaaaatattgaacgtTATACATATCGGTTAGATATATGTagagtttttaattattttctttaaaaaaattagttcaCTATCAAACAATTCTAACTGGACTACAATCATCTAAAGACGAACTGCAAACGatttcattaattatattatattatactgaTGGCTTGTCAGCTAAACTCATGTTAATAAATAAGCTACCCTTCCGGGAAAAACAATTGGTGAGCGATCGTTCCGCCATTTTGGCGATTTGATGCCAATGGTCGAATCCCAATCTTGTGCGGTACGGAAGTAAtcgtgtgtttgtgtgtgttgTGAGTTTGTCGGTTCCAAATAGCGGAAAGTTAGCAGATCAGAAATGGAAGTGTATTTAATTACGTGGAGTAATTCTCATAACGTGATCGTTGAAACGTGCGAGTCGCCCAGCCTGTCGATTCGGTCTTCGCCAAGTGGGTTCACTTGTAACCAAAATTTAAGTTACAATCGGTCTCGAACGTTCTCTGAGTCCAgttttatctgaaatatttaGGTAGCATTTCCTGTAGCATCCGATCATGCAAGACCGTGTTCGGCAGCACTTTACGGCAGAATTGGGTACGACGCATGCTGCCGCAACCTGGGCAGAAATGCACGGGCTGGCTCCCAAATATACTTCGACTTCTGACAAACAGATGGCGATTCAAAGGTTCTTCCTTGTAACTTTGTCGTGAGTGCACAAGCTATAATGTGATTCGTATTATTGCGTACAGAGGGACTCTAATTAAAACTAGCATCTGATATCAGAATTTAGTGGTTTTCGCTACatcatttttcacttcttcaCAGATAGTGGATTCCGTGGGACCTGAGTCTCGAGCTGGAGTGTCTCGTCAGGTATTTCTCGTTCGACCCTCTACTATTCGCAGATAATCGATTCTGCTCTCCTCTGGGTTCAttaatgtgtttttattttaaattaattaagtTCCTATGACTGCGGAAATGGATAGATAGCGTAAATAGACATAATTAAGTCCGTGGACACAATAaggttgaatttcaaaatggccgccggtAGAAACAGAAATAGAGGCATAGACTTGCAGAGATAGACTCCACGGTCTGTGCACCGAGCTGAAGCCGTAATTAGAAAGAGAGGGCAACAGCTGGAGTCGGATCTCTCACTCTAATCGGTGACTTGGCGGGGGAAACACGTAGACTATTATAAGTACACCTCCCCGCTTGCCTTATTGCTTTCCCCGCCTGGCGGCTGCTCCCCACTCTTTCAATCGTGCAACAGAAAGGTCCGGTTTCAGCTGTGCTCCCTCTTTCTAATTAAGGCTTCAGCTTGATTCACAGACCGCGCAGTCTGTTTCTGTAAAATAAGTTCATGTTCACTACGCATCGGTCACTTCGTCTACTACGTtggtaatatttttacaaagttGATTACGCCTATAAACAAATAAGGCGAGTTGGAATCGTTGAGCAGGTCATTTATAGAACTCTCGGTATATACGAATACATCTTACTGTTGATTTTTATTGAAGcaacttgttattttttacatctgatatgtaataattatatagaCGTATCACTAATCGATGATACGTActaaatgatattattattgtatatagtACGTTGGTTAGCTCCGTGTTCATATAGTTTCACGGCGTAATATTATGTAGCTTTAACTCTTCGTCGTTCTACGACTAGCTGTTTGGCTATTCCTTCAAAATTCTCCGTTTGCAAAAGCCAGTTTTATCCCTTTTATagtttttattgttattattattaatattgtcATTTCAGACATGTCATTTCCCATATACCTAGCTATCTATAACTATACGAGTAGTTACATTACAcagtttaattttcattttcattattattcgattctaattttttcttatcattacgtatatgtataatacccTTAGGAAACAATCAATTGGCAGTTACATAACGgagaaattatatatatatattatattgtcGTCGTTGTATTTCATACAACAACAATATATCggataattatttctttttttttttttttataagaataataattattattcttacttCTCCATGATCGCGCATTTCATAAGtcattcattttgttttttcaattatttatctttCTAAATTTGGGCATACCCTGTACAACAATAATtatcgaataaatattttttttattcgacatAATAAATATTCGGTATCGcgatttgtataaattttaaatacaggTATACACTCAAAACGATCGTTGTTAATATACCGCTATTTATTCGTTGCGCTTCGTTTCTGTATTGTGTTGCGTTACCTACATATTATTAATGCGCGTTTATTAACTTATACACATACCGTCGTTTATACAATCAGAGACGACGGACTTTTACTATCCTGATATTTTAAAGAAATTACTTTCAATTACGTATTACAGTTTGTGAATTTAACACATCAATATTATCGATTCTTATTGggaaaataatgataacaatgcACGATCCTACctcgttattatcattattattattattattattaatattattgttattattataattgtcattattattattattatttcactttcTCTCTGGCCTATTGTTAGTAGCAGTTGTTTAGCTGCACGAGGATTTCATTAATGAGCTTTAATAGGTTCGGTATTGTAGGTAttcaattgttattatttatacgtatcgttattatgtaaaatgaaattattaattaattaaatatatatttatattgtatataagtataataatatattagtATCACATGAAATTGTCCCACGGTTgacgatgaaatattttgtttctatCTTTCGTTAATTACATATCGTTtaactttccttttttctctactACGCTATTAATTCCGAAATTTTAGAAACATCCGCtcttcgatttttgaaaacgtacCGTATGCGTAATGTAATAATCTCTCAATGTAAAAATCGATCTAGTCCAAGTGCATATGAATAAATGCATACcgatttagaagaaaaaaaaatttgtcttcaaaattaatttatcttgCATCGAGAAAGCGTGGgacaaatcaaattttgattccAAGAAAGACTCGCGCGCGGTTTCATTCTTTCGTTTCcttcgtaaaaaaatataatgttcAATaataaagagtgtaaaaaaaCGTCTGTACGCAGAGTATaagatggaaataaaaaaatcgtaaaatatatAGGATGCATTAAATTGCAGTGCGCgctgtaatgaaaaaaaaaaagtttccacgACGCGTCGGTAAttgttattactgttattattattattattattattattattgttattattatttgaacgCGCAGGAAATTTGCAATTAGTAGAACTTGAttaaaaaaagataagaatattaaatacCGTAAACAGATAAATTCTACGCGTACGGCAGGATATCGTTATGATTcgggattttcttttttactttttcaattagaaTGTTCAATTTGTTCCGTCTAATTTCCgcttaaattttttcctcttacgCTTCACGTGAAACATTTTATGGTTTCGGGGATCTTCTCCTTATATTTATCGTTTATGACAGCTACTCCCGCGAATTGATCAGATTAATGTATAGAATACGACGAGTAAAATACTAGCTAATTTCAAATATCCCGTCGCGGTAATTGAGAAAGCGGCGTTCACCGTCGCCACAGTCTCCATTTCCACAACCTTGTATTCATACTGTTCGCGAATCTCGTTTTTTGGATGTACAGCTGCAGCCGATTCCGCCGATCCGGGCCTTTCCGCTGTTTCTTCGGATGCGGTAACGTTGTTACCTTTCAAAACAAACGCCAGCAATGCtgtaagagaaacaaaaattacggCACGATTaataagaaaacaatttttcagtacgGTACGTGcgaccgtttttttttattcccttcGATTTCTCTTCAAATCTATTTCAAAGCAAtatcgtattttatttctcatacGTTATACGAGGAATATCCATGgctaaaatatataatacgtaaaaatattcttgtcTCGCGTTGATAAGATCATTAAAAAAAGGTCATGTAGTTCGGGATTATTAACGGTACtcgtgttatatatatatattatatatatatgtgtataaatgaATCAAGTTTTGGAACGATCGGTGTAATGAATTCTCGGCGGTgactataattataataatgatagaCCGCATTACGATAGACATGATGTATATATGTCGATCTGTAccgtatacatgtgtataccTATTCGCCGTTCGAAATTTAGTACCTCATTAGTCATTATTGCCGCTCAGCCGATATACTCACTATAACTTGTTTGGTGCTCTGACATTATACCCTcggggtgtttttttttttttttattcattttttgcgcgtctTTGGGAGGTTCGTTTTATTACATTTGATGCCAGTTAGACAATccgcgaagaaaaaaacgaagatcCACTGCCAAATAGATAGAATCTGgtagtgtataatataatatacgtgtatatcaAGCATATGTGCTACGGACCTCAAAGGCAGATATACGTGATCGGTATCGTACAAGCGTACGCCTGATGTTAttaatatgtatttatacCTACATGTTGTTGCTtcctttcattatttttctatgATTAGTTTTCTTATTGCTTGTATCATTGTTCTTTACTTCGTCTTAATTGTACATTCATATACGGGACATTCCAAAAGGAGAAAATCAGTCGAGTCTCAGTTTCATATGTTGGATTTCAAAATTGCGTTACGTATAAATAtcggtttttgatttttcaatatcatctGGCAGATGAAGATGATAATAACTGGgcaaaattttagaaatacatttttatacaactTTTCAATTGATTTCTCGAAAAGTTTTGAGTGTAATAGCGTATGAGATCAGAATTAATGTCGTTATTTTGAAACGAATATTATCGCATTTTAAGCTAAATCTTGTACAAACTCtcgatttcaaatatttcgatcgatattttgtaaaaaggTCAAGCCCATTGGCACAAAAATTTCGCTCCCCAATAACTAACTGTTcgtaaaactaaaaaaatatctgagaccTGActgattttctttatttcgaaGTGTCCGATACACACATATTGAAAGTACGAGTCGTTTCACCTGTATAAACGAGacgtacatattatattagAATCTAAACTCATTGTTTTGTTATAACGCTACACGAAccgttgataaattttcacgttcTTTTTACTAttagtaaaataattgtgttttctttttgttttgttttattttgaagaaaaaagacaaaactATTTCGCgacaaaataatgaataatatcgTACCTTTTTCAACCTCGGCGCCTTCTTCAAAATCGACTTTTATGAAGGTCGACATCGTCACCTCGAATAGATTATTCTTGTCACCGTTAGGAGGTGATACCGAGCGCCGTTTTCTACCATATCCGATCCGCCCGTTGCTGCATTCGATCTTCAACGATACAGGCACAATAAAAAGTCGAATAATGTTTGTCGAATGGATCAAGATCCAGAATAATGTAAGTTTAGGTAGTGATCGTGTGCCTCGTCGACTTCAATTCATACCAATATGAGAGTTACTACTCACCCCCTCGCATTTGTCCACGCAAACGTTTACCGTCCCTCGAAATTGCACGTATGTACTTTCCGGAAATTTGAAAGCCCGAAATTTCGCTGTCAAAAAGTCACCGTCGACCGTTTCAAAGTTATCGAACAGGTAAGGATCCACCGAACACCTGTGTTACAATCATGCGTATACaccaaaattagaaaaagaatCGTTGTGTACATATATCGTTACAAGCCATGCTCGGAGGATTTTAATTGTGATTTAGATTTGAGAATAGCAACGTTGACTCGCAGCTTTCGACTGTCTTTGAATGATTCGAGTTTGCAAAATGTAATCCAAGAGACTACGCAATTCTTAAAAACTCCCAGGGTAAggttagaatttttgaaaatgcatcgATCAACGCTGTTCGCAAACTTGAGAATCATCGACATTCTCATTACCCGTTGAAGATGATGGTTTCCTCCTGAGTCCTCATGTCCGAGACTTGCATGTAAGTTGTCAGGATACCGTACGTCGGGGCAGAGATCGTATCCAGATAGATCTCCATCTGCAAGGGAGTTCCCGGACTCACGTGAAGTTCCCCGGTGACCAGATTGCCGCCCTGACGAACGCCGACGCTGAGAGTTGGCGTCGGTGCCTTTCCCAGGACGTCTTCGATCGTCCCGATAACCCTTGATAATGGACGAGGAAGAAAATAGAATGCAATTACAAAGATCGAGATAATCCTTGGGTTATTATTTATCTTCGCTTCGCCGGGCGGAGAAACTCACTCGGACTCTTCGAAATCGTCGGGTAAACTTCTTCGTTGTAAAATCGTTCGATTCGGCGCCAAGCTCGTCCCGGATGTCACTGATTTATGAGGCACTGTCACTTCGGTGATTCCACACTTGACGGTGAACGTGTGCTTACTGGAATCGGTCGGTTCCTCGACGATTATTCTGTGATAGTAGACCTTCTTCCCCTGCGATCAGAACAACAGAGACCTGAGTGATTTACCCGAAATCGTTGGTTCGCAGACTGTCGTCGAGGATGGTATCCTCGATCGTGTCTTCGACTCGTTGCAACAATTTTCGCTACATTACcgtcattttatttaaaacccGCGTCAGACCGCAGCGCATCATCTCCTCGCGGACGAGTGATAGTTTGAAAGTGGCAACCCCCTCGCTCAACTTCGGCTTGCAAGCTTCATCTGCGATTGGACGTGAGAAAATAGTGTCAGTATAATCAGGATCAGAGACTTTCGTCGCGAGTATAGTCGGGGTGTTTTTTTACCTGGATAATTCTTCAGATTCTCGAGATAAATCGTCGCCTGTGGGCTGCTCCGCGTTACGTCGACCTCCATCCTATCCTTGAAGCATCGCACTTTGCTCTGTACTGTAAAAAGTCGAAGAAGAATAGAAGATCTGAGAAACTGATCCACTGTGATGAGTATTCGGGGCGGTTAACTTTCCGGTTCGAACTCACGTCGTCAAAGTTTTACTATATGGTCATAATTTGTACGCTTGGGGTATCGGACCAAGGTCGTTCACCTTGACGACCGATCCACACTAAGATCGACGAATCGAAGAGAAAGATCCAACCCCAGAGTTCAAAAGTCACCCTGCGGCACAGTGGTTACGAGAAGAGGAGAAGGAAAAGGGGACTGCATATTTGCAGGAAATGGGCGAACCCGCCAATGAAAGTCTTACACGGATAGTGCGCAAAGTCCCCTGTACACATGTATACTCGTAGAttcataggtatataataaacGTAATGCACTTATGCAACACTGTGTGCCGGCGTTCAACtcgagaggaagaagaagccGCGGACTGCGCATCAGGATGATGTTAAGCTGCCGCAGCATTCCTTTATATGTACGTTACACATCCCATAACTCCTCGTGTCCGATGActtatacatgcatatttaCGACTCGTCGGTTTACTCGgtttatgtacatacatgcctACCTGTGTACGTACAGATAGGCGCATGCAGGCGGGTTATAGGTGCACAATCTTTTCTCCTCCCATGCTCTTTCTACTTCTGATGAACCAACGCACTTCTGTTCGAATATAAGTATGAACGGTGTGAAATTGCGTTCTCAAACTTTTCGCAATCGCTGTAGCACAAGAGGTTGTTGTATCGAAAAGAAGTACCAGAATTGGATGACTCGAATCCGAGGTTTTAGGCGTGGGCAGAAATGCGGATTCTGAGCTCGTGGCGATCATGCTTACGTGTCCTTTTTCAGACTTAGGTCGGTTATTATTTGGAAAGTTCTACAAGCCATGGTCGCTCTAAGTATAACCCAAAGTATCGTCAATCGTTATCGTTTTTTCCTGCTTTTAAATCATGCTTCATACATCAAGGGTCTTCGGGTATATAATCCAAAAACCAACCTCACTGTTTTATTCCTCTTCTTATCGAGCTACATTTTTCCAACCGTTGTACGCTATCCACGGTTTACTAATCCACTTGACCAGCCAACCAAGAAGGCGAGTCTAGCGTCAGCTTCGGCCAGCAAAACCGTCTTTTGAAGTTTCCATTGCTGTCGCGGTGAAAGTTGCTCCCTAACCACACGTTAACTTCACGTATGCCTCCTTCCCTCACCAGTCTGTTACATAGATACCTGCACACTCTCTGAATTCACGCTGCCTAGTGTCACGTCCATAAACCCACGCGCACATTGTCGTTGTTGTACCCATATGCCCAAAGGCCCGCAGCTAAATCCAAATCGCGTGATTTCGAGTCTGCCCACTCGACTGTCAGTGAAGCAGAGGGTCGTGTTATGACCATCGTATTCCTTATAGGTGTTTAGCAAAAGTGGCTTACAAATTTCATCCGTCACGAATAACGTGTCGCAAAGCGTGGGGTTTGTACAGTGTGGCTGCAAGCCGAACAGTGATCGATGATCCATTCTTGCCCCAAATTGTGTATGAAATAAAGGTGTAAAGAATAAATACGGTTCATGGTCCCGttccttttttctcattatacAGGCAATCTTCTTCTTATCCTCCAATTTTATAACATCATTCGGGACGGATGATGCAGGTTATTGGTATTTAAAGTCTGCAGAGATCAACTCGTGCGGTCTATGCAGCAGGCAAACGCTTTTATGGTACCAGGTactccttcttctccttcttcttcatcgaagcgattcttttttttttttttcttctcctctcttTTTGCCATTTACCGATGACCGTACCAACACACTGTCCATGTTGCCCGCCGCACTGCTGTAGGTTATAACGCGTAAACTCCGCAACTCTCTTCTCGATGCACGCGGTTGATGCTGATGTGCTGATGCTCGAACCCGACTTCCGGGCCATTGATTATCCTTCGCCAACTGCAGAAACGAGATGCAGCCTCCGGCTGTTAAACCTGTGCTATACGTGCACGTACGTAAATATGTACATCTCTGCATGTACATAAATTGGTAACGAACCAGCTCGACACGATATACGGAATTTGGCAAACATCGAACGTACTCTTTGTCTTTTTCAATCCTTCGATCGTTGCTGAAATAAATACGCAATGGAATTCCGTCTTCCGCATAGGTGATCGTTGTTTTTACTTATGGTACAAAAAGCTTCATAGCCGTGTAAAAGAACTTTTGACC is a window of Neodiprion pinetum isolate iyNeoPine1 chromosome 4, iyNeoPine1.2, whole genome shotgun sequence DNA encoding:
- the qsm gene encoding uncharacterized protein qsm; protein product: MNANINYRVAIWICVIVNFASGNVQSKVRCFKDRMEVDVTRSSPQATIYLENLKNYPDEACKPKLSEGVATFKLSLVREEMMRCGLTRVLNKMTGKKVYYHRIIVEEPTDSSKHTFTVKCGITEVTVPHKSVTSGTSLAPNRTILQRRSLPDDFEESEVIGTIEDVLGKAPTPTLSVGVRQGGNLVTGELHVSPGTPLQMEIYLDTISAPTYGILTTYMQVSDMRTQEETIIFNGCSVDPYLFDNFETVDGDFLTAKFRAFKFPESTYVQFRGTVNVCVDKCEGIECSNGRIGYGRKRRSVSPPNGDKNNLFEVTMSTFIKVDFEEGAEVEKALLAFVLKGNNVTASEETAERPGSAESAAAVHPKNEIREQYEYKVVEMETVATVNAAFSITATGYLKLASILLVVFYTLI